One stretch of Nicotiana tabacum cultivar K326 chromosome 18, ASM71507v2, whole genome shotgun sequence DNA includes these proteins:
- the LOC107832330 gene encoding protein TRAUCO-like — protein MENLMATYQDDDEEENTPAVEAASSAAEPPLVPAEASPSSAEVPQPVAENGSANTPEAEPELPTTDPKIPLKEEEDDDDDDDVDEDEEEEPPPKKQKPLSTLTLTPPKVEEEEQQNGELTKLPLSTPIITAAAKETPTSTSSKKAKYKKKNNNNNLWTKPSSRKGKKKKQNNNNNNNNNSNTKTNKNGAVSAQEAEDKVYITPIPRFPDKNDDSPDMKICLSKVYKAEKVDISEDRLTAGSIKGYRMVRATRGVLEGAWYFEIKVMKLGESGHTRLGWSTDKGDLQAPVGYDGNSFGYRDIDGSKIHKALREKYGEQGYGEGDIIGFYINLPEGSQYAPKPPRLVWYKGQRYMCASDPKEDPPKTIPGSEISFFKNGVCQGVAFKDLYGGRYYPAASMYTLPDQPNCVVKFNFGPDFECFPEDFAGRAVPRPMVEVPYHGFDGRVENGDSWHSTRMCPMLKVVKEHVNKIGEAAEMVS, from the exons ATGGAGAATCTCATGGCCACTTACCAAGACGACGACGAAGAAGAAAACACCCCTGCCGTCGAAGCTGCATCATCCGCCGCTGAACCTCCACTAGTTCCCGCCGAAGCTTCACCATCTTCCGCCGAAGTTCCACAACCAGTTGCCGAAAATGGCAGTGCGAATACTCCAGAAGCCGAACCCGAATTGCCCACCACCGACCCGAAAATTCccttgaaagaagaagaagacgacgacgacgatgatgacgtggatgaagatgaagaagaagagccACCACCAAAGAAGCAAAAGCCACTTTCCACTTTAACCCTAACACCACCAAAAGTAGAAGAAGAGGAACAACAAAATGGCGAACTGACCAAATTGCCCTTGTCAACACCCATAATTACAGCAGCAGCAAAGGAAACTCCGACCTCCACAAGCAGCAAGAAAGCAaaatacaagaagaaaaacaacaacaacaacctctGGACAAAACCCAGTTCACGTAAAGgcaaaaaaaagaagcaaaacaacaacaacaacaacaacaacaacagcaacacaaaaACCAACAAAAACGGCGCCGTTtcagcacaagaagctgaagacAAAGTTTACATTACACCAATCCCAAGATTCCCTGACAAAAATGACGACAGCCCAGATATGAAAATCTGCCTTTCAAAAGTTTACAAAGCAGAAAAAGTGGACATAAGTGAAGATAGATTAACAGCAGGGAGTATTAAAGGTTACAGAATGGTGAGAGCAACAAGAGGAGTATTAGAAGGAGCATGGTATTTTGAGATTAAGGTAATGAAATTAGGTGAAAGTGGGCATACAAGACTTGGTTGGTCAACTGATAAAGGAGATTTACAAGCACCTGTTGGATATGATGGGAATAGTTTTGGATATAGAGATATTGATGGTAGCAAGATTCATAAAGCTTTAAGGGAGAAATATGGGGAACAAGGGTATGGTGAAGGTGATATTATTGGTTTTTATATTAATTTGCCTGAAGGTAGTCAGTATGCTCCGAAACCACCGAGACTTGTTTGGTATAAGGGACAGAGATATATGTGTGCTTCTGATCCTAAGGAAGATCCTCCCAAAACAATTCCAG ggagtgagatatctttcttcAAAAATGGAGTGTGTCAAGGTGTTGCTTTCAAGGATCTTTATGGTGGTCGTTACTACCCTGCTGCTTCAATGTATACGCTTCCCGACCAACCTAATTGCGTTGTGAAGTTCAATTTTGGTCCTGACTTTGAATGCTTTCCTGAAGATTTTGCTGGGCGCGCTGTTCCGAGACCGATGGTTGAAGTTCCTTATCATGGCTTTGATGGAAGAGTCGAGAATG GTGATTCATGGCATTCAACTAGGATGTGCCCTATGCTCAAAGTGGTAAAAGAACACGTAAATAAAATTGGTGAAGCTGCTGAAATGGTCAGCTAA